GGGGCTTCTTGGTGAGCCTTCATCACAGCCCTAGAGACCTGCTGCAGTGTCTCAACGACGTGTAAAACCATCTCCAGAATGGCAATTAACAAAGCTAGATTATACTGGATGCAGAGGGTGGGACAAAGCTAGATCATACTGGATGCAGAGGGTGGGTGGTGTTTCAGCACAAATGGCAGCTATACTCTCTGTTCTCTGGGCAGTGGGGCTGCCCCTGGGAGATCATCTCACTGCCCCTCTTGTGTGCTGGGCCAGGCACGCTTTCTGGTGCGCACAGGCTGCCTCCTGTAGTTGAAGCAGTTGTATCATCTTTGTTGGCTGGCGTCATTGTAGGCCGGTGGTTTTGGCCAATTTTCCTGCTGTCAGTGCATGTGTGTGTGAACTTCAGGCACAGCATTTAGCTCTTATGGTATGCCGTACTGGTGAGCTACTGAGGCTTCAAACTTCTCAGTCACTGTAGTTCGCAATTTAATTGTCGCAAAATTTCTTATATCTCAACAAGTCTTCAGATGTGGGCATTGTGTACTTGCTTGATTGCCTACACACTTCGCACATGCCTCATATAAGGAACAGTTGTGTGCCACAAGCCCCACTCTTTGGCAGTGGAAGCACTGCAGCGAGCCCGTCCTGTGCATTAGTGACTCAACGGTGACCACTGTATTGGCTATCTGCGTCACCTGAAAGTGTTCCCTGTTCTCGATTTATCAGTTGTGATAACTATGAGTGTCTGGATCTCTTTGTGTGTTAGAGGTGGCTTGTGCACACCACAAAGTGTACACCTAATTCGAGGTCCTTCACCTCTTCTTAGAGGGCTCAAGGTTTGCGAGGTGTGGGAATTCCTTAAAAACTGCTTTGATGAGCTTCTCTTGGGGTGGTGGCATTTTTATAGAATAGCTGTGAGTGTGCTACCACTTTACTCATCAGTCTCCTATAGTCTTCAGTATTATCAAGCTGTATCCACATCATATCTGTTCCCGAAGCCCTCACATTATAGGcaggtgttgtgtacatagactAGGACAGGATAAATGTTTTCCAAACTTTCATGGTTTGGTATTTGTGTTTTAATAAGATTTATAACTTTTATGCTTTTtcaatttatgtaaaataaaagatttttcactgCAAATGTGCCATAAATGTATTTCCTTTACCATTTACtgctgaaaagtggaaataaaatttatcgAAATTATTGACGAAATGAAAAGAAACCAGCGAAAAATATAccgaaataactttttaaaaatgacGAAATCTGGCAAAAGTTTTCACCACACACAGGTGCCTCTAAAcattgtctccagaatgagatttttactctgcagcggagtgtgcactaatatgaaactccctggcggattaaaactgtgtgccggaccgagactcgaactcgggacctttgccttttgtgggcaagtgctctaccatctgagctacccaagtttcTTAACATTGTCTCATCTCTTGTACTGTTTCTGGAGTTGTCAGAGTATGTACTTTCCAAATGCGACTATCGTAACAAGTACAACACAGATTCTTTCTCAGTACATAGAATTGAAGCAGGAGAAGAACTACTCTGAAACATCGCTGAACAAAGAAGGCAAAGATGGGCTAAATTACAATCTGATCTGAGTACGTAACAGAACAGTCGAACAGCATGGAAACTAATAAAGCCCTGATAAAATACAAGGTGAACAAATAAAGCAGTTTGGTCCAAAAAGTAAAGACTGGCTAGTGAGGATGATGAACAGATAGTTGGAAAACTGTGGAGGAACGCACATGTAGTATCATTACAACACCTGGCAAAGAGCAGATTGAGCCAAATAATTCTATGCTATTTCCTTAACCTGCCACCTATACAAGCTATCTGTCAAGAATAGCAACCAAAATTGATACAAAACTTATCCCTGAAGAAGCTGGTTTTAGACCAGACCAGGGAAATCATGTAGTCAAATACTAAATCTGATTTAACACACAGAAGATAGTTTTGAAAAGCAATTAATAACTGCTGCTGTCTTAGCTGACCTCTCTGTTGCATATGACACAGTAAACCAGTGATGACTCTTCATGGAGGTCTATGAAATAACATAGGACACCTGACTGACTTACATGCTACAAGAGGTGCTGCAGAATAGAAGATTTTATGTAACTCTCCAATGGAAGAAAAGTAGGTGGAGAATCCAAGGTAGTGTTCTTTCCTCTATTCTGTGCAATTTATACACATATGACCAGCCACACCAGCCAGAAATTCAAGGGTTCATATATGCAGACAACACCGCTATCACTCCTCAACGACGAACATTTGAAGACGTTGAAAGAAAACTGGTATAGGCTTCGAAAACCTTGGGGAAAAACTATTAGGAAAATGGTCTGTAACCTAACCAAGTAAAAACTTGAATAAGCGCATTTCACATGTGTAATAGAGAAGCCAGGAGACAGCTGGAAACAGAATGGAGAGGTATTAGGCTAAGTCATCGCTCCAACCCAAAATACTTGGGAGACAGCCTAAATCATACTATGCCACTTTAAAAAATCTGCATTGACTTTAATGGAAAAATATGTGTAACAATATTATATGTAAACTAACTTGGGATTCTCTGCAAAATACGAACCTGCATCCCAAAGAGGAAATCACATTTTGGCAACAACTGCAGTACAGTACATGGAGGGCATAGAATAAATGGGCACAAGTCACAAAAAAAAAGCAAACATGATTAAATGGGACTACTCTGAAGATGAATAGTGTGAATGCAGAGAAACAAGACATTTGCACATTTCCTCATGTGCCCAAGGACGGAATTTGATTGCACAGTAAAAGACGTACCTTTATGCAATGTCAAGGCTATTAAACCTGCTATGTTTTGGAAGATGAGAGTTTAGAAGTTCTTGTTCAGACATGGGAAGCAAAGTAAGTAGTCTATAAATTCAAGTGTACGCTCTGCAGAATATTTTACATTGATATGGCCACCATAAGAAACTCAATGATGATACACAGTTTTACATTCTCTGCTGAAAACACAGTCTCGTGCTGCAGAATGTATTTACTTCCAACTCAGTCAGATCACTAATCATTTCATAAATGCACTGAAACTGCAGAGCAGTCACAACTTCTAATAAAAATCTAGTTTCTCCTGGCCTTTAAGGCTTAAATTTACACTAAGCTCATCATTTAACCTTCTCAGCAAACCTAATAATTCATTGATTTTACAGTTTTCATTGGAATTAATGTTATATAACACAAAATTTTAACAGCTTCCTTAGCAGTCATCCTTAAACAAGTGCACATATAAATTTCTAATTGCCTGGACAGTTTGGTTTGTATGCAGACAGAGAGTAACTAAGACCAAACCTGAAGAAGATAGCTATGGAAGCAGCTGAAACAGCACATATATCAATATTATCTTTACTGCAAACTTGAAAATTTATGTCACTGCtcctaatttcatttcttctaccTACCATTACCTTCATTTGATGCTTTTCTTTCATTTACCTCATGTATGTTAGTGTGAGCAAATGTTAGACAACTTTAACTACTAAAGAAATGACCTTGCTGCTCTCTgtacctcagcccccccccccccccccggtcccacCATCCCCTCTATTCCtccaaatacatttttatttttcacttagtTCTCTTTGGAATTAAAATATATTCATCTCACTAGTGGATTGCTACCTATGATTGTTAGCTACTGCATTCTATTACTTGGATTTTGTTCTGCTTTTAACACTCATATTATTCTCAGACTTCACATTTTTGTCACTTTCTACAACCTTCTGTGTAAATACTATTGTTCTGTATcctgttttctttttcagcttctGACAAaggcttaatattttcatttaaaaataatactGTTGGTTTTTGGTGATATggttacataatttttattttttaattttttgtgctgtACAACAGCAAATTTACATTCCTTCCACTTCTTTTATTAAAAAGATACATTTGATCTCTAGGGTTCTGTGTACAATGATGAAATACAATGAACACTGTAAGTATAACATAACTTCACACTATGTTTCTTCACACTGTAACACGGTATCAGCACCAGGTTCAGGTTCAGGTTCAGCATCTCCATCAGCAGGGTAGTGTGATGAGCTGTCAACTTCATCTGACATCAGTTCTGTCTTCATGAAATTTGTTTCCATGGACGACAAGAAATTACTCTGATAAAACTCAGGCCAACTAATAAATTCTTTAAATAACGATAACAGTTCAGGTGGGTTTAAATCACCAAACTGGTCGAATATACTTCTACCCTTGATTATTAGGCGAGGCCCACAACCAGGAATCCATTGCCTACAGAAAAAGCATTTTTGATAGATGAgggaaatgtaaataaaaaaataaaataataaagtattCATTTTCCACATTATACATACATTTATTTGTTGAATGAAAAAAATCTAGTGACCTAATGTTATTGATTGCCAAAAATTTTTAACAATTGCAACTTACTCGAGTTGTGGCACAATCCTGTTGCGGCGACTCATCATGTGTGTTCGTAAGAAGTACCAAAGGGGCTGCAGATGCTCCACTGGCACTACCTTTTCAAAGAAATCTTTGCATGCCACTATTTTTACAAGGTACATGTATTCTTCCTCTGCTGCTTTGAACTGAAAGTTATGTTTCATTTATATTCTTCTTGTGGCATTTTAAAATGTTTGCATAATTATATGGAAACATAAGTGAAAATTGAGTCAGTAAAAAAATCTAAGCTATACTTTTGTAGGAACACTAGAATAACATTTCAGTTGTTATTTAGAACTGTATTCTATACGTCATCATGTGGCAACACATCCGTGGCCAACCATTCTGTTCTGTTGCTGCACCACAAGTAGTCAAGCTCAACTGTATTGGGAACAGAGCCATTCTATACGCCATCATGTGGCAACACATCCGTGGCCAACCACTCTGTTCTGTTACCTGCAGCACGAGTAGTCAAGCTCAACTGTATTGGGAACAGAGCGCGTGGGCCACAAGGTATTGTTGAGGCCCGCTGATTGTTCGGTTACCTGGTCAAGCATGAGAATCTACAAGGCTCATTGCAACAGAGAAACAAACAGCACTGGGAATGACTGGCCACAAATGAGCAGATTGGCATTTTGAATCATTTGACAATTGTGAAGATCTGACATGCTAGGAGGAGGATGTCCTGGATCCTCTGCAAAGCAAAATAGCTCTTAATACTTGTAAAATAATGGATGAGAAATACAATACTGAACATAGTACAAGTAATTTTTTACTGGCTTATACAATTCATCCTTTCCTTTTACCACTTCTTTCTAAGGAATTCGCCTTCCTAAGATCTTTTCTGAAACTTTATCTCAAATTTTGTAGCTAAGTTTTTATTGCACTTTGGACCACAGTTGAATTACTGTCTATAAATGTTTCATCTAGCACTTCCTCTGTCCTATTTTTTTATATTCTAGCTTTTGTAATGTTCCTGGGTCATTTACCACAATTACAACCTTTTGCAGTACCATTTTATAAGATATTTGACATGGTCACTCCTTCACCATACTGGAAGCAACTAGAACTTGCTGTCATGTGGAAATCACAGGAAAACTCAGAGACTTCCTGGTAGTGGCCTGGCCTGTTGCTGTAGAAATCCACATGTGTATACCCAGCTGATGAGGCCAGATCAGCAGTTCTGATAATTGCAGCTGATGGCCTCAACGTCGAGGCTCCACTGACGCAGAGGCAGGGACTGCAGCTGTTCCAGAATCCACTGGAAATATCTGTTCTCTGTTGCTAAAATCTGCTTGTATGTGACCAAGTAATGCAGCCGTACGGAGACAGTTCAGTACAAGACACTGAAGTGGTCAGAGAGTAGGCGACTCACaactgttttgtttttcttgatagTGCTTTTCAGTTatcatacattattattattatgtcagaaATACACACTGAACAGCAAAGCTCCTCCCAACACCCAATGATTAGAGAATGTGTGGAAGAGAAAAAAGAAGTTTCCTTGAAATTGGAGAAGGGAACCACACTCGTCTGAAGAAATCAGGAGATAGTATGACAGGAAAATTTTTTACACAGGTTGTAGATAATTAAAGTAAATCTGTAGGTTTTGCAGGCTGTAGTGGCTGCTGTATGTTATTAGCTGTCCGCATTGGGAGTACCAGTACCCTTGTTACGACAATTTAATACCTGAAAAGCTTCTCCTAATAATCAGGTCAATAATAATAGCAACATTCCAGCATCAGCAAAATCCGCTGTCCTGAACAAGTGCATAAGAATGTGTGCCACAAGTCTGTGGCCATTCAACATAGTTGCAGGGGAAGGCTTTCATGATCTTGCACAGATACTGATAGAACTAGGAGCACGGTACCGTATTGCAAGTGGAAGAGATGTGCTTCCTCACACATCAACAATTTCTCACATTGTTAAAAGAACAGAAGATGAATACCATGTGGCTATGGTCCTCCTCGTATTGCAGGATATAGAGAACGGGTGTATGCGCATGTACAGCTGACATGTTGACAGACACATACACGAAAATGCATTATTTGACACTAACTATGCATTCTGTCTTGCGATAGTTGCAGTGGAAAATTAGGGTACTGTTTATAGTAGAGTTCCCACCTGTTGTGGAGAAAAGTGCTATAAATATACGGGAGGAAATAAAAACTAACATGAGGACGTTAGGAATATTTGCAAGCCATCTGTTAAGGGTTACATTCAttaccaagtgtgtgtgtgtggggggggggggggggggggggggggggggagggggggggatgtggaAAAGGCAACTGAGAACTACTGTCACCTTCTGTGTAATATTTACTCCCTTAGCACTGTTCTACACCACACTCGTAAGGATAAATGGTTGCAGGAATAGAGTCCTAATGTTTAAGTGTCATTGGAAGCAACAAAAAAAATGTTGCAACTTATTTAAAAAGTAGTGGCCATATGAAAAACCCACAGTTGCAGTTTTACCATAAAGCAGAATGTACGTACTCACTGAAATAATTTGTATGTCATACTAAAATCTATGTTTCTGCAGCACGAACAAAATGCTGAAGTTTTATGTGAATTCGGAAAAATACACTTTCAAAAGCTGGCATTACCAGGTGGCTGACAAATTCATTCAGTTTCTTGAAGTATTTCAAGAAGTACTGAGGCTATGAAAGTTAACAGTGGTCCGACCCTGTAGTTATCGaggggaggtggcgcagtggctagcacactggactcgcattcgggaggacgacggttcaatccgcatctggtcatcctgatttaggttttccgtgatttccctaaattgctccaggcaaatgtcgggatggttcctttgaaagggcacggccgacttcctttcctaatccgatgagaccgatgacctcgctgtttggtctcttcccccaaacaacccaacccccaaaccTGTAGTTGGTTGTGCCATATGTATACTAACTACAGAAGCACTGGGCTGAGAATGAAGCAGACAGTGAGATGAGAACACACAAATATGAAAAATGGATATGTAACcacataaaatttaaatttttggtcATATATTTTAAATACCTGCAACAGGATAAGAGATTATATTTGAAGAAGACAGTGTGCCTCAATATTGTCAATTATTTTCAGGAAATAGCACTGCTGAAAGCATGGACTCTGAATTTCTTACgtgaaaaaatggaaataaagcctgTGCATTTGCTTGCATTATTTGTAGTACCACAGGCACATCACATGAAGCAACTCTCAGTAACAAAGAAAGAGGAAGTTCATGCCATCCACACCCATGTTTCAAGTGTGGTGCACTTCAGGGTAAATGCAATGTTATATAGGTTTGCTAAGCAAATTTAAGTTTGATCATATAATAGTGAAAAGATgtacatttgtgtgaacactgcaccAAACTTATTAGCAGCTATGTGATATAACATATTTATCCTCCATGCAAGAATGTTGTATTAATTTCAGAATGTAATACAGAGGATGAAGCCTCACCATCAATGCCTTCAAAACTTGCTTTGggatgaggaggaagaggaaactGTCGATGAAGTTCCCGTGTATCTGTTAATGGGAAAACTAGATCAGGGACAGTCACTTCAGGAGAAGTGGAAATCAAGAGCAACAACTTATCCTGGACCGTTGCAAGAGGCACAAGAAGTTCTATGTAAACCTGTGTCTAGTGCTTCTAGTGAGAGGATATTTAGTAGAGCTGtggttgttattcacaataaatgcaatagAATAGCTTTGGAAAATGTGAATGACCTACTTATGGTGCACTAAAGTAGCAATGTAAGTTTTACATTCATTTCCATAACACACTATTTTCACTATCACAAACCTCTAAGGTTAATGCCTTGTTTTGGGAATAAATTTCCAGCAGGCTGTTATAGCATTATGAGaagaggaatatttatttatttacttgaagAAGAAAGTTTTCAATAAAGTTTGTATGTATTTCTTGTCTGTAGTTTGTGCCCTTACACTATTTCAGCATTACATTGTAACAAATATATTTGTACCCAAGAGATAATTTAGGGGCTGCTTCGTACAACTGCAGTGTCAtatatatatttttgcagatacCTAAGAGCAGCAGTATCTAAACTTTTTCGACATGTGACACTGTTTCGCAAAAATCTGATACGTGCAaacccctgcctcccccccccccccccccacttctctctctcttttaattatTTACTGTAACATGCAAATAACTGAATTCCAAGCAAATGGTTTAACTGCCATAATGCTTTTATAAGGTTTGCATTTCAATTAGGGGCTTTTAATACAATGAGTAAGTTTAGTAGGCAATACTAAAgtattttacatatttctgttaACCTACAAGTTTTCATTATGGAATTAACTGGCTCAATCCTTTCTTGGAATTTAATGAGAAGGATCTGCCTGCTTTGCAAGGCACATAACTTTGAAGTCAGGAACTACAAAATTACTTTCAGCGAGAagtttgttgttttatttatttttaataaaactgtAACATGGAAAAGTCTTTTTGCACGAATTTGTGGATGAAAAAGGTAACGAAGCTTTTACCACTTTATAACTTAAAATCACTGGAGATTTTGAGAAGCTGCTCATTTTAATTTACACTTAATGTGGATTCTAAAATTATTGTTTCTTCCAAGAGATTGTGAATCCAATTGTTACTACTACACAGAGCATGGAAATAGTCCTCTCATATGTTATTTAATTGTAGTCTTGACATTTTTGTCTGATGACAGATGAATTTCTGTTAGGAAATCACGAAGAGTACCGAAGCACTAAATTTCTTTGGAATTCTAACAGCTTTCCCAAATTGTAAGGTTTTTAATGAACTATTCAGTATGGTCTTGCACAATACAAATATGTGCATATGGTCCCTgctgtaataaatttaaactgttGATTTTTAAGAAAATTGCTGCCAAATAAGCCACAATCTGAAACCAGACTGTGCCCAGGGAAAAGTGTAGCTAGTGAGAAAAAGATACACTTACTACAATATGAGAACAGTTCTGCCACAAAATAACCACCTAATTTCCTTGTATATCAATAAAACATTCTAAATACTTGCCATTTCCTCCTCACACAGTACTGCAAAATTCCGATAACTGGTAGGatgtcctaaaaaaaaaaaaatttcctactTTCAATGCATCATAAGGTACAGAGTTTTTTCACGTGCATGTAACAATTTGTTGATTTACCAGTTACAAGCAATGGAGGAGATTTAGGGAATCCTCTTGTTCCTGATGTTACAGCCATCAGTTAATTTAATATAAGACCTGAGGTAAAATACTGTATCTGTAAATACTGTGTGAAGTAAAAAACTGCTTGCAAATGGGCCACAGAGATTTCATTTCACGTCCATAATAGTGTAGTGCCTGATGGGTGCTCAACTTGACAAGCAGCTGAGTCACATCAACTCCCGGGCGGACTTGGGCTCTGGTGGGGCACCACACAGCCCAGTGGGTCTCAGTGTGGCTCCACCGGTTGACCGAACAGTGCAAGTCGAGGCTCACCTGGCAGCCGTGGCTACAGTCCCAGGCAGGCCGCGCAGGCTTGATGCACGACTCATGTCTCTGTGTGGCAGAGGATATATAGTGTACTGGAACAACTGAAGCATATATTTCTAGATGTAAACTGAAAGGTGAGCACTCAGAATTTTTGTGAGTAAGTCACTACATACTACACAGTGCCTCTCCTATAGTGTCTCCCACTGAAGTTCATTGCCAATTTTACAAACTTGTGGTGAAGTGTGTAACAGCAATATtgaggctattatgccgtggtcacatgaatttcatatttaaaccCAATGTTTCATCCGCATCtgtggaggacatcttcaaggaatGCTGTAGTTTCTTTGAAGGTCTAATGCACATCCTGGCTTGCTACTAACTGAAGTGCTCCCACAAAGAGGTGTGACATCATGTGTTTTGAATGTGTGACCACAATTGTCCATTGTCGGTTGCTGTCATCCCTCGGCGGAAGACTGGTACGCATCTGCTTCAGCAAGGGAATCAAGATGTCATTCAGATTTACACTCTCCTCCTTCCGAGCCTTCTAAGTAAAATATTGggttttttaacaatttctattgATACTCCTTGTATAGTATTTCATGGTATcggcttgtggctgccagtacctgACCTTTATCAAAGCAAATCTGCTGGTTTCCTGGCTGCAGAGCATGTTTTGCAAGCTAATGTGTGTGTTTCTCCCCTTCAATAGTTACCCTTGTATCGTTCTATTCATTTTATGACTATTCTTCCGGTGTTACCCATGTACATGTCCCCACAACTACACGGGTCCTTGTACATTCCTGCTTTTCCCAGTGGTTTATGAGTGTCCTTGGCCAACTTTAGGCATTCCTGTATCTTTTGCATGTCTGTAAATTACAGCGATATTCCGTTTGATCAAGATTTTTCCTGTGTTCAGTAACGTCTTTAATGAATGGCAAGAAAACCTTGCATTCCACAGAAGTCTGTAGACCGCTATGATCTTTTCATGGTTGTCTTAACATTCTTTATATCTCAAGGGATGAATATCTATTCTTGAGCAACACACTGGTGAGGTATTTCAATTCCACATCGAGCAGATCCAGTTCACAGATCTTCCTTCCTCTATCCACTAATGCTTTTTATAACACCTTGCTTTTGTCATGGGTGGTGATTTGAATCCTGGTCTAGGTAACGGTCTGTGTGCAATACTTTCCAGTGGCCAAAGCTACCATCCTCTTTCTTGAAGactagcacatcaagaaaatgTAATCTTCCATTTACCTTCTCTTCCGTACTAAATTGACTCTTTGTATTGATCTTATTGAGATGTGCATGTAAACAACCTAGTTCCTCTCTGCCATGCCTCCACAACACAAAAATATCACCTTTGTGATGGAACCATGGATTCAGTTTTTTGTTGGCAGTTTATATTTGGTGCCATTATGTAGATGATATGTTTTTATTATGTAGAAATGGTCTCATAGCAATGTATAGGTGCCTGTGAAATCCAAGATTTTCCTGTCATTCATTAAAGACATTACTGAGCACATAGGAAAAATCCTGATAAAACGGAATGTTGCTATGATCTACAAACCCACCTGAAAGATACAGGAACATCTTAAGTTGGCCATGGATGTTTACAAACTGCTGGAAAAAGAAGAAATTTACAGAATTCTGTGTAACTGTGGGGATGTGTACATGGGCACTATCAAAAGAATGGTTGAAAATTGACTTCGTACAACACAAGGGCAACCGCAGAAGGGGAGAAACAGATCAGTTGCTGTGgtacatgctttgcagccaggaaaCCACTGGACACATTTTTTATAAAAGTGGGAGGGGAGGCCATGGCAACTGCTAAACATCACAATATTTTTGATCGGGCAGAAGGGGGTTTAAAATTGAATGACACCTGGATTCCagagctgaagaagatgtgtacgagTCTTCCACAATGGGGTGATGGCAACAGCAGATGACAGCAACTGACAACTGTCAGTTGTGGTcaagtattcaaaacatgtgatgtCACACCTCTGGGCGAGAGTATGTGGTTGAAATTTCACTTCAGTCAGTAGTGAGACAGGTGTGCTTCAGACCTTCAAAGAAGCTACAATCCTCTTGAGGATGTCTTCAGCAGATGGGGATGACATGTTCGGTTTCAGTACAATATTCATCTGACAATGGCGTAATAGCCCGATATATCAAAATAAGTGTGATATTTCCAGCTGCAAAAGTTTACACTGTAACAACtccttgtttggatcttctctctgtctTACATTAATCCAACTTGATAAGGGTCCCAGAAAATAGCAATACTCAAGGATGCctgaaactgaagttttatttgtGAACTCTTTTATCGGTGAATTATAAGGGGTagtcaataagtaaggcaacacttttttctcagccaattttggttgaaaaaatgtggaatttgttttagggcatcatggaatattcccacttaaattcctacagtttcatgaagttctgataggtgaaaGCACTACAtgaagccttcaaaatggtgtctgtaacaaaGGTACTTTCtaagcagagagctatcactgaGTTTCCTTTACCGGAAAATCACagtattgcagatattcataggtgattgttgcagaatgtctacggagatctggcagtgaaaaaaagcaagGTGACTCGTTGGGTGAGgtatctgtcatcatcacaacaaggtcgcgcaaacctgtccgatctcctgcatgCTGGCCGaccacacacagctgtgattcctgcaatgttggtaaGTGGAGTGGACACACTCATTTGGGatgatcaatggatcacaatcaaacacctcactgcacaactggatgtctctgttggtagtgctgaaacactcATCCACTagttgggtactcaaaggtgtgtgccagctGAGTTCCTTGTCACCTAAAGTTGGAGTCACAAATGATGGTTGAGTTTCAGCTTGTTCTGTGCACTTACATCACACAAATTCCAACAGCCAGAAAACATTCTGTAGTATTCAGAGTACTCTGCTGTGAATGTCATAGCTATTGCAAGCATTAAACGTGATCCTAGCTAGTCAGTTACTAAATCTTTATTTCATTTGTCATGAGTTGTCATTACTGATGGTGGTGGCATGTGACGAATTCTACGTAAGCACGCGTGAGACATAATTTTCAGGATACATGTTTTGTTCATGGGCAAAACACATTTAAATGCATACCGCAACTCTCACTTGGAACTGTCAACAATGCAGTCCCCATCCATGACTCGACCTCCATGAACTGCCATCATTTGTGATCTGGACTATACCAGAAGACCATCAAGAGCAACGAATGAACATCTGTGCAGAACTGCTTGCATATTATGAGGCTGACTGTGACAAATTTTTGTTAAATATCATCCCAGGAcataaaacatgggttcatcacatcaaactggaaacaaaacagcaatccatg
This portion of the Schistocerca serialis cubense isolate TAMUIC-IGC-003099 chromosome 3, iqSchSeri2.2, whole genome shotgun sequence genome encodes:
- the LOC126470315 gene encoding uncharacterized protein LOC126470315; the encoded protein is MEIKPVHLLALFVVPQAHHMKQLSVTKKEEVHAIHTHVSSVVHFRNVIQRMKPHHQCLQNLLWDEEEEETVDEVPVYLLMGKLDQGQSLQEKWKSRATTYPGPLQEAQEVLCKPVSSASSERIFSRAVVVIHNKCNRIALENVNDLLMVH